In the genome of Streptomyces globosus, one region contains:
- a CDS encoding rhodanese-like domain-containing protein, translated as MTTAPQTAPATASKVLRVPPADPAAAAAHFHRRFTFEADVADVHADIESGAPGFVLVDSRSAEAWAQGHIPGAVHLPTDEIPARAADAVPPGSTVVTYCWGPGCNGATRAAHAFATAGYRVKEMLGGYEYWSREGFPVEDSAGLRRSAPDPLTAPAAEGAACGC; from the coding sequence ATGACCACCGCCCCTCAGACCGCACCCGCCACCGCCTCCAAGGTGCTGCGCGTACCGCCCGCCGACCCCGCAGCCGCCGCCGCCCACTTCCACCGCCGCTTCACCTTCGAGGCCGACGTCGCCGACGTCCACGCCGACATCGAGTCCGGCGCCCCCGGCTTCGTCCTCGTCGACAGCCGCAGCGCCGAAGCCTGGGCCCAGGGACACATCCCCGGCGCCGTGCACCTGCCCACCGACGAGATCCCGGCGCGCGCCGCCGACGCCGTACCGCCCGGCAGCACCGTCGTCACCTACTGCTGGGGACCCGGCTGCAACGGCGCGACCCGCGCCGCCCACGCCTTCGCCACCGCCGGCTACCGGGTCAAGGAGATGCTCGGCGGCTACGAGTACTGGTCCCGCGAGGGCTTCCCCGTCGAGGACTCCGCCGGACTGCGCCGCTCCGCCCCCGACCCGCTGACCGCCCCCGCCGCCGAAGGCGCCGCCTGCGGCTGCTGA
- a CDS encoding DEAD/DEAH box helicase: MSISSSDRAVMPENDSHEIVDAVEALVVTEAMEAAEADEIIEALEADVAGDRDAESDDEPETTFADLGLPEGVVRKLAQNGVTVPFPIQAATIPDALAGKDILGRGRTGSGKTLSFGLPTLARLAGGTTDKKKPRAVILTPTRELAMQVADALQPYGDVLGLKMKVVCGGTSMGNQIYALERGVDILVATPGRLRDIINRGACSLEDVQVAVLDEADQMSDLGFLPEVTELLDQVPAGGQRMLFSATMENEISTLVKRYLTDPVSHEVDSAQGNVTTMSHHVLVVKPKDKAPVTAAIAARKGRTIIFVRTQLGADRIAEQLVEAGVKADALHGGMTQGARTRVLADFKDGYVNALVATDVAARGIHVDGIDLVLNVDPAGDHKDYLHRSGRTARAGKSGVVVSLALPHQRRQIFRLMEDAGVEASRHIVQGAGAFDPEVAEITGARSLTEVQADSANNAAKQAEREVAELTRRLERMTRRAAELREEADRLVARSARERGEDPDTAIAEAAEAAQAEVAAQVAAAAAAEERRERTERRDDRGERGDRGGDRGDRGGFRRDDRGDRGGDRGGFRRDDRPSFNRDDRGGDRGGFRRDDRGDRGGDRGGFRRDDRPSFNRDDRGGDRGGFRRDDRGDRGGDRGGFRRDDRPSFNRDDRGDRGGDRGGFRRDDRGDRGGFRRDDRPSFNRDDRGGDRGGFRRDDRGDRGGDRGGFRRDDRPSGGFRSGGGDRPYGRRDDNRPSGSFGGRRDDKPRWKRNG; the protein is encoded by the coding sequence ATGTCCATTTCCAGTTCTGACCGTGCCGTCATGCCCGAGAACGACTCCCACGAGATCGTGGACGCCGTCGAGGCCCTCGTGGTGACGGAGGCCATGGAGGCCGCCGAGGCCGACGAGATCATCGAGGCCCTCGAGGCCGACGTGGCGGGCGACCGCGACGCCGAGTCCGACGACGAGCCCGAGACCACCTTCGCCGACCTGGGCCTGCCCGAGGGCGTCGTCCGCAAGCTCGCCCAGAACGGTGTCACCGTCCCGTTCCCGATCCAGGCCGCGACCATCCCGGACGCCCTGGCCGGCAAGGACATCCTCGGCCGCGGCCGCACCGGCTCCGGCAAGACCCTCTCCTTCGGCCTGCCGACCCTGGCGCGCCTGGCGGGCGGCACGACCGACAAGAAGAAGCCCCGCGCGGTCATCCTCACCCCGACCCGCGAGCTCGCGATGCAGGTCGCGGACGCCCTCCAGCCCTACGGCGACGTGCTCGGCCTGAAGATGAAGGTCGTCTGCGGCGGCACCAGCATGGGCAACCAGATCTACGCCCTGGAGCGCGGCGTCGACATCCTCGTCGCCACCCCGGGCCGCCTGCGCGACATCATCAACCGCGGCGCCTGCTCCCTGGAGGACGTCCAGGTCGCGGTCCTCGACGAGGCCGACCAGATGTCCGACCTGGGCTTCCTGCCCGAGGTCACCGAGCTCCTGGACCAGGTCCCGGCCGGCGGCCAGCGCATGCTGTTCTCCGCCACGATGGAGAACGAGATCTCCACCCTGGTCAAGCGCTACCTCACCGACCCCGTCAGCCACGAGGTCGACAGCGCCCAGGGCAACGTCACGACCATGTCGCACCACGTCCTCGTCGTGAAGCCGAAGGACAAGGCCCCCGTCACGGCCGCGATCGCCGCCCGCAAGGGCCGCACCATCATCTTCGTCCGCACCCAGCTGGGCGCCGACCGCATCGCCGAGCAGCTCGTCGAGGCCGGCGTGAAGGCGGACGCGCTGCACGGCGGCATGACGCAGGGCGCCCGTACCCGCGTCCTCGCCGACTTCAAGGACGGCTACGTCAACGCCCTCGTCGCCACCGACGTCGCCGCCCGCGGCATCCACGTCGACGGCATCGACCTGGTCCTGAACGTGGACCCGGCCGGCGACCACAAGGACTACCTGCACCGCTCGGGCCGCACCGCCCGCGCCGGCAAGTCCGGTGTCGTCGTCTCCCTGGCGCTGCCGCACCAGCGGCGCCAGATCTTCCGCCTGATGGAGGACGCCGGCGTCGAGGCCTCGCGCCACATCGTGCAGGGCGCCGGCGCCTTCGACCCGGAGGTCGCCGAGATCACCGGCGCCCGCTCGCTGACCGAGGTCCAGGCCGACTCCGCGAACAACGCCGCCAAGCAGGCCGAGCGCGAGGTCGCCGAGCTGACCCGCCGCCTGGAGCGCATGACCCGCCGCGCCGCCGAGCTGCGCGAGGAGGCCGACCGCCTCGTCGCCCGCTCCGCCCGCGAGCGCGGCGAGGACCCGGACACCGCGATCGCCGAGGCGGCCGAGGCCGCCCAGGCCGAGGTGGCCGCCCAGGTCGCCGCCGCCGCGGCGGCCGAGGAGCGCCGGGAGCGCACCGAGCGCCGCGACGACCGCGGTGAGCGCGGCGACCGCGGTGGCGACCGCGGCGACCGCGGCGGCTTCCGCCGTGATGACCGGGGTGACCGTGGTGGCGACCGTGGCGGCTTCCGCCGCGACGACCGCCCGTCCTTCAACCGCGACGACCGCGGTGGCGACCGCGGTGGGTTCCGCCGGGACGACCGGGGTGACCGTGGTGGCGACCGTGGCGGCTTCCGCCGCGACGACCGCCCGTCCTTCAACCGCGACGACCGCGGCGGCGATCGCGGTGGGTTCCGCCGGGACGACCGGGGTGACCGTGGTGGCGACCGTGGCGGCTTCCGCCGCGACGACCGCCCGTCCTTCAACCGCGACGACCGCGGTGACCGTGGTGGCGACCGTGGTGGCTTCCGCCGTGACGACCGGGGTGACCGTGGTGGCTTCCGCCGTGACGACCGCCCGTCCTTCAACCGCGACGACCGCGGCGGCGACCGCGGTGGGTTCCGCCGGGACGACCGGGGTGACCGTGGTGGCGACCGTGGCGGCTTCCGCCGCGACGACCGGCCCTCCGGCGGCTTCCGCTCCGGTGGCGGCGACCGCCCGTACGGCCGCCGCGACGACAACCGCCCGTCCGGCTCCTTCGGCGGCCGCCGCGACGACAAGCCGCGCTGGAAGCGCAACGGCTGA
- a CDS encoding class I tRNA ligase family protein yields the protein MTAYVVTSAPPNPNGDLHLGHLSGPFLGADVLTRHLRQRGHDVRHVGYSDEHSCYVPRRAAEIGSTAYPTARLFGDRMEETLSLGAMHHDWFTRPLTDPVHTEFVQRFFLDLWESGALEVQELPVFHCGPCDRYLYEAEVRGCCQFCAEPSDGVYCEACGLPQDPAGLADPKCTACWTAPATRTLRRIVFPLEQRRGELAAYYAEAQARAEWRPRLVAYLQGLFARGPLPDTPVSREAGYGIPVPLPGWEGHVLDTWFSGIWGYAAATARLSEANGDRSEWERLWTDPETRIVNFIGFDCSFSHAVLWPALLLARGGLTLPAQVVTNEFYRLEGDKFSTSRGHAIWGGEFLRRVNADALRFHLCLTGPERAQNNFSMKEFADTVSTVLAGSLERWTDTVLDLLARDFDSTVPDGADDGDGADGADDGDAGGPAAAERAALPGRIADALGAGAFSPQRAADVLATAVERADADLRELALLRASGPRARYAARLAAHAELLAAVAATAAPLMPGWSAFLAERLGLPVDLATRMPAWPQGRLLPAGSTLPASVPLYFHELS from the coding sequence ATGACCGCGTACGTCGTCACCAGCGCCCCGCCGAACCCGAACGGCGACCTCCACCTCGGCCACCTCTCCGGCCCGTTCCTCGGCGCCGACGTCCTCACCCGCCACCTGCGCCAGCGCGGCCACGACGTCCGCCACGTGGGCTACTCCGACGAGCACTCCTGCTACGTGCCGCGCCGGGCCGCCGAGATCGGCTCCACCGCGTACCCGACGGCGCGGCTGTTCGGCGACCGCATGGAGGAGACGCTCTCGCTGGGCGCCATGCACCACGACTGGTTCACCCGCCCGCTCACCGACCCCGTCCACACCGAGTTCGTCCAGCGCTTCTTCCTCGACCTGTGGGAGTCCGGCGCGCTGGAGGTGCAGGAGCTGCCCGTCTTCCACTGCGGGCCCTGCGACCGCTACCTGTACGAGGCGGAGGTGCGCGGCTGCTGCCAGTTCTGCGCGGAGCCCTCCGACGGCGTCTACTGCGAGGCCTGCGGCCTCCCGCAGGACCCGGCCGGCCTCGCCGACCCGAAGTGCACCGCCTGCTGGACCGCCCCGGCGACGCGCACGCTGCGCCGCATCGTCTTCCCGCTGGAGCAGCGCCGCGGGGAGCTGGCCGCCTACTACGCCGAGGCGCAGGCCCGCGCCGAGTGGCGGCCCCGCCTGGTGGCCTACCTTCAGGGGCTGTTCGCGCGGGGCCCGCTGCCCGACACCCCGGTCAGCCGGGAGGCCGGCTACGGCATCCCCGTGCCGCTGCCCGGCTGGGAGGGCCACGTCCTCGACACCTGGTTCAGCGGCATCTGGGGCTACGCGGCCGCCACGGCCCGGCTCTCCGAGGCGAACGGCGACCGCTCGGAGTGGGAGCGGCTGTGGACCGACCCGGAGACCCGGATCGTCAACTTCATCGGCTTCGACTGCTCGTTCTCGCACGCCGTGCTGTGGCCGGCGCTGCTGCTCGCGCGGGGCGGGCTGACGCTGCCGGCGCAGGTGGTGACGAACGAGTTCTACCGGCTGGAGGGCGACAAGTTCTCCACCAGCCGCGGACACGCCATCTGGGGCGGCGAGTTCCTGCGGCGGGTCAACGCGGACGCGCTCCGCTTCCACCTGTGCCTGACCGGGCCCGAGCGGGCGCAGAACAACTTCTCCATGAAGGAGTTCGCCGACACGGTCAGCACGGTGCTGGCGGGCTCCCTGGAGCGGTGGACCGACACCGTGCTCGACCTGCTGGCCCGGGACTTCGACTCGACCGTCCCGGACGGCGCGGACGACGGGGACGGCGCGGACGGCGCGGACGACGGGGATGCCGGGGGGCCGGCCGCCGCCGAGCGGGCCGCGCTGCCCGGGCGGATCGCCGACGCCCTCGGCGCGGGGGCCTTCTCCCCGCAGCGTGCGGCCGACGTGCTGGCCACCGCGGTGGAGCGGGCCGACGCCGACCTGCGCGAGCTGGCCCTGCTCCGGGCCTCCGGCCCGCGCGCCCGGTACGCGGCACGCCTCGCCGCACACGCCGAACTCCTCGCCGCGGTCGCGGCCACGGCGGCGCCGCTGATGCCGGGCTGGTCGGCGTTCCTCGCCGAGCGGCTGGGCCTGCCGGTCGACCTGGCGACCCGCATGCCGGCCTGGCCGCAGGGCCGCCTGCTGCCCGCGGGCAGCACCCTCCCGGCGTCGGTCCCGCTGTACTTCCACGAACTGTCGTGA
- a CDS encoding helix-turn-helix transcriptional regulator → MLVSLGLTERSDALYRLILKRPDLAVAAAAAELGRPEDDVRGDLEELTRLSLLAPSWRSDGRLRVVNPKAALDSLLAHQQAEIAQRHRALAESQAAASALLSQYAELHPAPPAHEAERFLGVEAVRAKLSELSSRTRRESISFHPGGPVPAAQFRASEPITEELIARGVKIRTVYQDAIRNDPASLEHARWLTERGGEVRTVPSLPMRMVIADREFALLPIDPADSALGAVLLREPGAVAAFCALFDSVWETALPFGEPPRRSLDDPGSQPRELLRLLAQGYTDEAAARRLGISLRSERRLISELMERLDAHSRFQLGQRAVEQGLL, encoded by the coding sequence TTGTTGGTTTCTCTCGGGCTGACCGAGCGCTCGGACGCGCTCTACCGGCTCATCCTCAAACGGCCGGATCTCGCCGTCGCCGCTGCCGCCGCCGAACTGGGCCGTCCGGAGGACGACGTACGCGGCGACCTGGAGGAGCTGACCCGGCTGTCGCTGCTGGCGCCCTCCTGGCGCAGTGACGGACGGCTGCGCGTCGTCAACCCGAAGGCGGCCCTGGACTCGCTGCTCGCGCACCAGCAGGCGGAGATCGCCCAGCGGCACCGGGCGCTCGCCGAGAGCCAGGCCGCGGCAAGCGCGCTGCTGTCGCAGTACGCCGAACTGCACCCGGCGCCGCCCGCGCACGAGGCGGAGCGGTTCCTGGGAGTCGAGGCCGTCCGGGCCAAGCTGAGCGAGCTGTCGTCCCGCACCCGCCGTGAGTCGATCAGCTTCCATCCCGGAGGGCCCGTGCCCGCTGCCCAGTTCAGGGCCAGCGAGCCGATCACCGAGGAGCTCATCGCGCGCGGGGTGAAGATCCGCACCGTCTACCAGGACGCGATCCGCAACGACCCGGCCAGCCTGGAGCACGCGCGCTGGCTGACCGAACGGGGCGGCGAGGTGCGGACGGTGCCCTCGCTGCCGATGCGGATGGTCATCGCCGACCGGGAGTTCGCGCTGCTGCCGATCGACCCCGCCGACAGTGCGCTGGGCGCGGTGCTGCTGCGGGAGCCGGGGGCGGTCGCCGCGTTCTGCGCCCTGTTCGACTCGGTGTGGGAGACGGCGCTGCCGTTCGGGGAGCCGCCGCGGCGGAGCCTGGACGATCCGGGTTCGCAGCCGCGCGAACTGCTGCGGCTTCTTGCGCAGGGCTACACCGACGAGGCCGCCGCCCGCCGGCTGGGGATCTCCCTGCGCAGCGAGCGGCGGCTGATCTCCGAGTTGATGGAGAGGCTGGACGCGCACAGCCGGTTCCAGCTGGGGCAGCGGGCCGTCGAGCAGGGTCTGCTCTGA